In the genome of Desulforegula conservatrix Mb1Pa, one region contains:
- a CDS encoding NUDIX domain-containing protein has translation MRIKNSIECWIYNVELKGFLLLKCPVTVKHGIYWQPVTGGVEPSETHETACLREVREETGIEIRLDDLNIVAPFFQVEIPENDMDLRKRIFLVKVHSDAVFLSDEHLGFQWVRPELVSRFLLWDSNRKSFALVMAHLLKE, from the coding sequence ATGCGGATTAAAAACAGCATAGAATGCTGGATTTACAATGTTGAATTAAAAGGTTTTTTGCTTCTTAAATGTCCTGTTACTGTAAAACACGGCATATACTGGCAGCCTGTAACTGGCGGAGTAGAACCTTCTGAAACCCATGAGACCGCATGTTTACGAGAGGTACGGGAAGAGACCGGAATTGAGATCAGGCTGGATGATTTGAATATTGTTGCTCCTTTTTTTCAGGTGGAAATCCCTGAGAATGACATGGATCTGAGGAAAAGGATTTTTCTTGTCAAGGTTCATTCTGACGCGGTTTTTTTGTCGGATGAGCATCTCGGTTTTCAGTGGGTTCGACCAGAGCTTGTTTCCAGATTTCTGCTATGGGACAGTAACCGTAAGTCATTTGCTCTCGTGATGGCGCATTTATTAAAAGAGTAG
- a CDS encoding DUF6901 family protein, which produces MSTDCKPFRVVYEFNFAGGAKKSFSMDFTHDTYEIIVRRNYKDIPEWAKLEYRKCPKCPVDPETVAYCPVAFNISGLMHSFGSMVSTEKCFVRCVTYQRSYSKMTDVMSGLASALSLITLSSPCPYLAPFRSLARFHMPFFTPEESLVRTISFYLLSQYFTKKNCGSPDWKLEKLDKAFEYLKMLQDGMMSRTKGVFEGDACVNAMHSFHVMIEFISFEIESSLECLESFFYNGQQISVARSSLDPFRQY; this is translated from the coding sequence ATGAGCACTGACTGCAAACCATTCAGAGTAGTTTATGAGTTCAATTTTGCTGGAGGAGCAAAAAAATCCTTCAGTATGGATTTTACGCATGATACCTATGAAATTATAGTCAGAAGAAATTATAAAGATATACCGGAATGGGCTAAGCTTGAATACAGGAAGTGTCCTAAATGTCCTGTTGATCCGGAAACAGTGGCATATTGTCCCGTGGCCTTCAATATTTCAGGGCTGATGCATTCTTTCGGATCAATGGTGTCAACGGAGAAATGTTTTGTCAGATGCGTGACATATCAGAGGTCTTACTCCAAGATGACAGATGTGATGTCCGGCCTGGCGTCTGCCCTGTCATTGATTACTCTTTCAAGCCCTTGTCCCTATCTTGCTCCTTTCAGGTCTTTGGCACGATTTCACATGCCTTTTTTTACTCCTGAAGAGTCCCTGGTAAGGACAATTTCATTCTATCTTCTGTCCCAGTATTTTACTAAAAAAAATTGTGGTTCGCCTGACTGGAAACTTGAAAAGCTTGATAAGGCATTCGAGTATCTTAAAATGCTTCAGGACGGAATGATGAGCCGTACAAAGGGGGTTTTTGAAGGGGACGCTTGCGTTAACGCCATGCACTCTTTTCATGTTATGATAGAGTTCATAAGCTTTGAAATAGAATCTTCGCTTGAATGCCTTGAATCATTTTTTTATAATGGTCAGCAAATAAGCGTTGCCCGATCATCTCTTGATCCTTTCCGGCAATACTAA
- a CDS encoding diacylglycerol/polyprenol kinase family protein — protein MTLKKEEILRKLLHLIALLMPISIYYIPYLGLPPWIPAAGLGIILGTSIIVEYVRMKNSKAGQAFLKIFGYMMRPSEKNEVTGSTYIIAGALICSLLFMSTPEVAFISLFLFITGDAMAAVIGLSIGKTRIFGKSVEGSAACMICCILCLEFIIPLFPGVLSPWKGNMPFIQIVSIALGVTLLELVPMKTGKFKINDNLAAPVLAGFLIYAIMCLN, from the coding sequence ATGACTCTGAAAAAAGAAGAAATCCTCAGAAAGCTGCTTCACCTGATAGCCCTCCTGATGCCCATATCCATATATTATATCCCATATTTGGGGCTGCCTCCGTGGATTCCTGCGGCCGGACTCGGCATAATCCTCGGAACAAGCATAATTGTTGAATATGTCAGAATGAAAAACAGCAAGGCAGGCCAAGCATTTCTAAAAATATTCGGCTATATGATGAGGCCGTCTGAAAAAAATGAAGTTACAGGATCGACATATATAATTGCGGGTGCCTTAATATGCTCCCTTTTATTCATGAGCACGCCTGAAGTGGCGTTCATAAGTCTTTTTTTGTTCATCACGGGTGATGCTATGGCCGCAGTGATAGGACTTAGCATCGGCAAAACAAGGATATTCGGAAAATCAGTTGAGGGTAGCGCGGCCTGCATGATCTGCTGCATACTTTGCCTTGAGTTCATAATCCCACTTTTTCCTGGAGTTCTTTCCCCGTGGAAAGGCAATATGCCATTCATTCAAATTGTCTCAATAGCCCTTGGAGTCACCCTGCTTGAACTTGTTCCCATGAAAACAGGAAAATTCAAAATCAATGACAATCTCGCAGCTCCTGTTCTGGCCGGTTTTTTAATATATGCAATTATGTGCCTTAATTAA
- a CDS encoding AF1514 family protein — protein sequence MTSCEIVDRNKIPFPVMATFDTGKMDQAEIAKFAIAYARNFNKDPLLISWICKNEGTCGPQNVCHEDGSFWIDYAIGRGADLSVVVNDWDYVFVFKKN from the coding sequence ATGACTTCATGTGAAATAGTGGATAGAAATAAAATTCCATTTCCTGTAATGGCAACCTTTGACACAGGTAAAATGGACCAGGCAGAAATAGCGAAATTTGCAATTGCCTATGCAAGAAACTTCAATAAAGACCCCCTTCTCATATCGTGGATCTGCAAAAATGAAGGAACCTGTGGCCCTCAGAACGTATGTCATGAGGACGGTTCTTTCTGGATTGACTATGCGATAGGAAGAGGCGCGGATTTGTCTGTTGTTGTAAATGACTGGGATTATGTTTTTGTTTTCAAGAAAAACTGA
- a CDS encoding O-acetyl-ADP-ribose deacetylase, with the protein MAVRGKIDVVLGDITAMKVDAIVNAANSSLLGGGGVDGAIHRAAGPGLIRECRNIGGCPAGEARITAGYNLSAKFVIHTVGPVYNGKPEDPVLLRNCYLNSLAIAAENKVESIAFPAISCGVYGYPISEAAPIAIATVSEFLKSDDFLKKVYFVLFSEKDASVYRSFLPD; encoded by the coding sequence ATGGCTGTCCGTGGGAAGATTGATGTTGTTTTGGGTGATATAACAGCAATGAAAGTTGACGCGATTGTAAATGCTGCAAATAGTTCTCTTCTTGGAGGCGGCGGGGTGGATGGCGCCATACATCGTGCCGCCGGCCCGGGATTAATCCGGGAATGCAGGAATATCGGCGGCTGTCCCGCAGGAGAAGCCAGGATTACCGCCGGGTATAATCTTTCGGCAAAATTTGTGATTCACACTGTTGGCCCTGTCTATAATGGTAAGCCTGAAGATCCTGTATTGCTCAGGAACTGTTATTTGAATTCCCTTGCAATTGCAGCTGAAAACAAAGTGGAGAGCATTGCTTTTCCCGCAATAAGCTGCGGTGTCTATGGCTATCCCATATCCGAGGCAGCTCCCATAGCCATTGCAACAGTTTCAGAGTTTCTTAAGTCTGATGATTTCCTAAAAAAAGTCTATTTTGTTCTCTTTTCTGAAAAGGATGCTTCTGTTTACAGGTCTTTTTTGCCTGATTAA
- a CDS encoding methyl-accepting chemotaxis protein yields MKKIVNSKTGLKTKLLFPLLLTVLIGMIVVVTNSYLKTKSYIKDLATTQLEAITAATSSSISEYIAFNKKLNLSWSQTNFAIDALEGTQEKAAKATERLKILQSQFSAIDNVFITDLSGKMIAASTEESIGKINISDREYFKEVISKGEQALSDEVISKSTGEPIFVIASPVKKNGKILGVIGTSIQLKSMAEKITDPVKVGKSGYAFALNRHGDNIIYPDKTKLFKLNAKTFPTIQTIMDKKNGTLIYEFGGVKKICVFKEENEKGWITIVNAPVDEVFGAAADIRNSMILYSFLTLIGLWLMIRFQTDRIVMRPIKRLNERMKDISMGEADLTMRIKDLSNDEVGELGDLFNTFVEKLHTLISSMAERSNGLARSSGSLSEISISMSAKSAEMQQKAAQTTKDSEEMNTSMQAVAAAMEQSASNTGMIAAAAEEMNATISEIAQNAGKARKISDEAETKAQKVAEIVINLEKSAMDIGKVTEAIADISDQTNLLALNATIEAARAGEAGKGFAVVANEIKELARQTAEATSEITQKIQAIQGSTGLATGEMNEITKVIVDVNTIVSGIAAAVEEQSATTREIASNVAEVAKGIDETARKSTAATAISAGITELMNEMTQEAEAMAESSDEVSRSSVNFSEVAGDLRSIVKGFKI; encoded by the coding sequence ATGAAAAAAATTGTCAATTCCAAGACGGGGCTGAAAACAAAGCTTCTTTTCCCCTTGCTGCTCACCGTGCTTATCGGAATGATTGTCGTGGTGACAAACTCCTACCTGAAAACAAAGTCCTATATTAAAGATCTTGCAACGACACAGCTGGAGGCAATAACAGCGGCCACATCCTCTTCGATTTCAGAGTATATAGCATTCAACAAGAAACTTAATTTATCCTGGAGCCAGACTAATTTTGCGATCGACGCCCTCGAAGGCACCCAGGAAAAGGCAGCAAAAGCGACTGAGCGCCTTAAAATTCTTCAATCCCAGTTTAGCGCTATAGACAATGTCTTCATAACAGATCTCTCAGGGAAAATGATCGCCGCATCCACAGAAGAATCGATCGGGAAAATCAACATATCCGACAGGGAATATTTCAAAGAGGTCATTTCAAAAGGAGAACAGGCCCTTTCAGACGAGGTCATAAGCAAGTCGACCGGAGAGCCAATCTTTGTAATAGCTTCCCCTGTCAAAAAAAACGGTAAGATACTCGGAGTCATCGGAACATCCATACAGCTCAAATCTATGGCTGAAAAAATCACTGACCCTGTCAAGGTAGGCAAAAGCGGATACGCATTCGCCCTTAACAGGCATGGTGACAATATTATCTATCCTGACAAAACCAAGCTGTTCAAGCTCAATGCAAAAACATTCCCAACCATCCAGACCATTATGGATAAAAAAAACGGAACCCTTATCTATGAATTCGGAGGCGTGAAAAAAATCTGCGTATTCAAGGAGGAAAATGAAAAAGGATGGATAACCATAGTAAACGCTCCGGTTGATGAAGTTTTCGGGGCAGCCGCAGACATAAGAAACAGCATGATACTTTACAGCTTCCTGACCCTGATAGGACTATGGCTCATGATAAGGTTCCAGACAGACAGAATTGTAATGAGGCCGATTAAAAGACTTAACGAAAGAATGAAAGACATATCAATGGGAGAGGCCGACCTCACCATGAGGATCAAGGATCTGTCAAATGACGAGGTAGGGGAGCTGGGAGACCTTTTCAATACTTTTGTCGAAAAACTGCACACGCTCATCTCCAGCATGGCTGAAAGATCAAACGGACTTGCAAGATCATCCGGCAGCCTGTCTGAAATATCGATATCCATGTCCGCAAAGTCGGCCGAAATGCAGCAGAAAGCAGCCCAGACAACCAAAGACTCAGAAGAAATGAACACAAGCATGCAGGCTGTTGCTGCGGCCATGGAACAGTCAGCCTCAAACACAGGGATGATAGCTGCAGCGGCAGAAGAAATGAACGCAACTATTTCTGAAATTGCCCAGAACGCAGGAAAAGCGAGAAAAATATCGGACGAGGCTGAAACCAAAGCCCAGAAAGTTGCGGAAATTGTAATTAATCTTGAAAAATCTGCGATGGACATCGGCAAGGTAACAGAGGCTATCGCAGATATTTCAGACCAGACCAATCTTCTTGCACTGAATGCGACAATTGAAGCGGCAAGGGCAGGAGAAGCAGGCAAGGGGTTTGCTGTTGTCGCAAATGAAATAAAAGAGCTTGCAAGGCAGACAGCAGAAGCCACATCTGAAATCACCCAGAAAATCCAGGCCATTCAGGGATCAACTGGCCTGGCCACTGGAGAGATGAATGAAATAACAAAAGTAATTGTGGATGTTAACACCATAGTTTCCGGAATTGCGGCGGCAGTTGAAGAACAATCGGCAACAACAAGAGAAATTGCGTCAAACGTAGCTGAAGTTGCAAAAGGTATAGATGAAACCGCCCGGAAATCAACGGCCGCGACAGCAATCTCCGCCGGAATTACAGAGCTCATGAATGAAATGACGCAGGAAGCAGAAGCCATGGCTGAAAGCAGCGATGAGGTCTCAAGAAGCTCGGTTAATTTTTCCGAAGTTGCCGGTGACCTCAGGTCTATTGTAAAAGGATTTAAAATATAA
- a CDS encoding chemotaxis protein CheX: MRAEIINPFISATIEVLKSMAYTDSIPGKPFLKNDYSATGDVTSIVGITGEPDATFSITFDSESILCIVSKMFGETLTELTQEVADATGEIVNMISGKARREMDKKGIHYDGAIPTIITGQGHEIKHISEGPVIAIPFQAEKGSFTMEICFKS; encoded by the coding sequence ATGAGAGCCGAAATAATCAATCCGTTTATCAGCGCAACAATCGAAGTGCTTAAATCCATGGCTTATACCGATTCAATCCCGGGAAAGCCTTTTCTTAAAAACGACTACTCGGCGACTGGTGATGTAACAAGTATTGTTGGTATAACCGGTGAACCGGATGCAACATTTTCAATCACATTTGATTCGGAAAGCATACTTTGTATTGTATCAAAAATGTTCGGGGAAACCCTGACCGAACTCACCCAGGAAGTTGCTGACGCGACTGGTGAAATTGTCAATATGATTTCTGGCAAGGCCCGCCGGGAAATGGACAAAAAAGGAATTCACTATGATGGAGCTATTCCAACCATAATAACAGGTCAGGGACATGAGATCAAACATATATCAGAAGGCCCTGTCATTGCAATTCCTTTTCAAGCTGAAAAAGGCTCTTTCACAATGGAAATTTGTTTCAAAAGCTAA
- a CDS encoding methyltransferase domain-containing protein translates to MADFLSITSSKIDFFFEEMGISKGLSPHSHEFWEDLWNGIKNKGIDPAEILDIYHPMSPEIASLYFMDEETGKKFLSADIDRFEMLIKTIETHEAFDSKPGRIIEIGGGPGIISLWLASKFKDSECIVYDISENALNLGRHLASRLNINNIEFVKASYRDLAIMKSPRKADLILGLSALFLKIIPENTAEHFSADLDPFSFSSPAREMADDFVKACANILSDKGTLYFSQGAFNDLGLLTFFSLLRKNRLGLDWQLTKAIGEGEGTEFSFKEIHIFAKPGLASIFKNAREDLRTFLFAGKRQRTQAQDFISHADFETYISLLSEGTKIAEIITKNNNNTFEKFMIFCKAGLLGFFSTSSEGRRSGFTGAAADFKHAADRLKSAIDKYRQNKIEIISEYWNPEYEKLDSF, encoded by the coding sequence ATGGCAGATTTCTTATCTATCACAAGTAGCAAAATTGATTTTTTTTTTGAAGAAATGGGAATAAGCAAGGGGCTGAGTCCTCACAGCCATGAATTCTGGGAAGATCTCTGGAATGGAATCAAGAATAAAGGAATAGATCCTGCAGAAATCCTTGATATTTACCATCCCATGTCCCCTGAAATTGCAAGCCTATATTTCATGGACGAAGAAACGGGCAAAAAATTTCTGTCAGCAGACATAGACAGATTCGAAATGCTTATAAAAACAATAGAAACCCATGAAGCCTTCGATTCCAAGCCCGGCAGAATAATAGAAATCGGGGGCGGCCCAGGCATTATTTCATTGTGGCTGGCATCCAAATTCAAAGACTCGGAATGTATAGTCTATGACATTTCCGAAAACGCCTTAAACCTTGGCAGACATCTGGCATCAAGGCTTAACATAAATAATATAGAATTCGTAAAAGCAAGCTACAGAGATCTTGCAATAATGAAAAGCCCGCGCAAAGCGGATCTTATTTTAGGTCTGAGCGCTCTTTTCCTTAAAATCATACCGGAAAACACAGCAGAACATTTTTCAGCAGACCTGGATCCTTTTTCATTTTCTAGTCCGGCAAGGGAAATGGCCGACGATTTTGTGAAGGCCTGCGCCAATATTCTAAGTGATAAAGGGACTCTTTATTTTTCACAGGGAGCTTTCAATGATCTGGGGCTTCTAACCTTTTTCAGTCTGCTAAGAAAAAACAGACTTGGCCTTGATTGGCAGCTAACAAAAGCGATTGGTGAAGGTGAAGGGACCGAATTCTCTTTCAAGGAAATACACATTTTTGCAAAACCCGGCCTTGCATCCATTTTCAAAAACGCGAGGGAAGACCTCAGAACATTCCTGTTCGCCGGGAAAAGGCAGCGGACACAGGCTCAGGATTTTATAAGCCATGCAGACTTTGAAACATATATAAGCCTGCTTTCCGAGGGCACAAAAATTGCCGAGATAATAACAAAAAACAATAATAATACTTTTGAAAAATTCATGATATTCTGCAAAGCAGGTCTCCTCGGTTTCTTCTCAACTTCAAGCGAAGGCAGAAGATCCGGATTTACAGGGGCCGCCGCAGACTTTAAGCATGCAGCAGACAGGCTCAAATCCGCCATAGACAAATACAGACAAAATAAGATAGAAATCATATCCGAATACTGGAATCCTGAATATGAAAAGTTGGATTCATTTTAA
- a CDS encoding DUF4388 domain-containing protein, whose protein sequence is MTKSRFQGISLDSFLQMIQMDKTSCTLRVESRSGSGVMYIVNGELVDAECEDLSGSDAAFEIVSWRDISFEFENICDDRIRKINMPLMHLLMEGLKKRDDRDAGLIPELPAKPVQPEPVKKTDYTDLPEIPVLGIPAMSVFKESLPQYNETVVSGSVNEGAISFKTLEKKSSSPGLKYSRSLVMGAFAAFAIVAVVIAGILMFGGKSDEHKYLKIFDQVAKTPDFPEKINIIQKYLDDNKESEYFQKASEWLVQIKKEKAEKEFRSLDQQIKNLPIDKKFVSDAQKILSAYTRANPESTYNNEVAEKINKLPDIYEAAVFEKASVSVKDDIEAQAVALSAYLAEFPGSKNYEAAKTMYMDVEQKLFDNLVSMSGQCVEKNDFSPCVTKIESYRRIFGKDSRKYDVENLLANMAGGRDLIALRKNAAALGDDLEAKRDLYNEYLRNNRHDTDSRRQARMDSDEIERLIADRKDWESSRSYATNNSYPIKERARRLESFIARNPKSTYVPDAKNLLASMGSFRSSSESPSASISDTQASRKLLTDEQPSVVRSTSSSVDFAREWSVIEKASGNRFRNNGNGTFTDTMTGKIWCIVDSRKDAGRCLNYRDAQEYVKGLAIGGYGDWRMPTASELFAVYKNSPALPDTGSSWYWTSDALWRGVNEIVRIVRPGIEHEITNETVAVSDCGYVRAVRN, encoded by the coding sequence GTGACCAAGAGCAGGTTTCAGGGAATTAGTCTGGATTCTTTTTTGCAGATGATCCAGATGGATAAGACCAGTTGTACGCTAAGGGTTGAGTCCCGAAGTGGTAGTGGCGTCATGTATATTGTCAACGGAGAACTGGTCGATGCTGAATGCGAAGATCTGTCCGGATCGGATGCTGCCTTTGAGATTGTGAGCTGGAGAGATATCTCCTTTGAATTTGAGAATATCTGTGACGACCGCATCAGGAAAATAAATATGCCTCTGATGCATCTTCTCATGGAAGGTCTCAAAAAAAGAGATGACAGAGATGCCGGGTTGATTCCTGAATTACCGGCTAAACCTGTCCAGCCCGAGCCCGTAAAAAAAACTGACTACACTGATCTCCCGGAAATTCCTGTGCTTGGGATTCCAGCCATGTCTGTTTTTAAAGAGTCATTGCCCCAATATAACGAAACTGTTGTCTCCGGATCAGTAAATGAAGGCGCTATCTCTTTTAAAACCCTTGAAAAGAAGTCTTCCTCTCCTGGCTTAAAATATTCCAGATCATTGGTGATGGGAGCTTTCGCCGCATTTGCAATTGTGGCTGTGGTCATTGCAGGCATTTTGATGTTTGGCGGGAAAAGTGATGAGCATAAATATTTAAAAATTTTTGATCAGGTTGCAAAGACCCCTGACTTCCCTGAGAAAATCAATATTATTCAGAAATACCTGGATGATAATAAGGAGTCTGAGTATTTTCAAAAAGCTTCTGAATGGCTTGTGCAAATAAAAAAAGAAAAGGCCGAGAAGGAATTCAGGTCTTTGGATCAGCAGATCAAGAACCTTCCGATAGATAAAAAATTTGTTTCAGATGCCCAGAAAATTTTAAGTGCTTACACCAGGGCAAACCCTGAAAGCACGTACAATAATGAAGTCGCTGAAAAAATAAACAAACTCCCTGATATCTATGAGGCTGCGGTATTTGAAAAGGCATCTGTCTCGGTCAAGGATGATATAGAAGCCCAGGCCGTCGCACTGTCGGCTTATTTGGCAGAATTCCCCGGTTCGAAGAACTATGAGGCTGCAAAGACAATGTACATGGATGTTGAACAGAAATTGTTCGATAATCTTGTGTCAATGTCTGGCCAATGTGTGGAAAAAAATGATTTTTCTCCATGTGTAACTAAAATTGAGTCCTATCGGAGAATATTCGGTAAAGACTCCAGGAAATACGATGTAGAAAATCTGCTGGCAAACATGGCGGGTGGCCGGGACCTTATAGCTCTCAGGAAGAATGCCGCAGCTCTTGGAGATGATCTGGAAGCTAAACGCGATCTTTACAATGAGTATCTCAGAAACAACAGGCACGATACGGACTCAAGGCGTCAGGCCCGCATGGATTCAGACGAAATTGAAAGACTGATTGCAGACAGAAAGGATTGGGAATCTTCCAGGAGCTATGCTACTAATAATTCTTACCCAATCAAGGAGCGGGCAAGGAGGCTTGAATCCTTTATAGCAAGAAATCCAAAAAGCACTTACGTGCCTGACGCAAAAAATCTTCTGGCATCAATGGGCTCTTTTCGGTCATCTTCTGAGTCCCCATCTGCGTCAATATCTGACACTCAGGCTTCAAGAAAATTGTTGACTGATGAGCAACCATCTGTGGTCAGATCAACGTCGTCCTCGGTCGATTTTGCGAGAGAGTGGTCGGTTATAGAGAAGGCCTCCGGGAATAGATTCAGGAATAATGGCAACGGGACATTTACTGACACAATGACCGGGAAGATTTGGTGTATAGTTGATTCCCGAAAAGATGCGGGCAGATGTCTTAATTATAGAGATGCACAGGAATACGTAAAAGGTCTTGCAATTGGTGGGTACGGTGACTGGAGAATGCCAACGGCATCAGAACTGTTCGCTGTCTACAAGAATTCTCCTGCTCTGCCTGATACAGGCTCCAGCTGGTACTGGACTTCAGATGCTTTATGGCGCGGGGTTAACGAAATTGTCAGAATAGTGCGTCCTGGTATCGAGCATGAAATCACTAATGAAACCGTTGCAGTATCGGATTGCGGATATGTGAGAGCTGTAAGAAACTAA
- the dapF gene encoding diaminopimelate epimerase, with the protein MLIEFSKMHGLGNDFVFIDSRETGIHFSDTELQDLSISICDRHHGIGADGLVVIKRSDSCDIKFIIYNSDGSRARMCGNAIRCLSWYIYEKDTDKKTALRVETDSGIVCPVLIPRENNKKHMIRVDMGKPVFAPDKIPCLSKSPKVIDEVLNTEVEEFRINAVSMGNPHAVIFVEDVNGIDIEKKGKSIENHPFFPQRTNIEFIKIISENEVLMRVWERGAGETLACGTGACAAAVVCIDSNLTANRVSVRLSGGLLDIEWDGKDGNVYMTGPATHVFDGVIKI; encoded by the coding sequence ATGCTGATTGAATTTTCAAAAATGCACGGGTTGGGTAATGACTTTGTCTTTATTGACTCAAGGGAAACCGGCATCCATTTTTCAGATACAGAGCTTCAAGATCTCAGCATAAGCATATGCGACCGTCATCATGGAATAGGCGCTGACGGACTGGTTGTCATCAAACGCTCAGACTCATGTGATATAAAGTTCATCATCTACAATTCCGACGGAAGCAGAGCCAGAATGTGCGGAAACGCCATCAGGTGCCTGAGCTGGTATATTTATGAAAAAGATACTGACAAAAAGACGGCACTTCGTGTTGAAACAGACTCAGGCATTGTCTGCCCTGTATTAATACCAAGAGAAAATAATAAAAAACATATGATTCGCGTAGATATGGGCAAACCTGTTTTTGCCCCGGATAAAATACCTTGTTTGTCAAAAAGCCCAAAAGTAATTGACGAAGTCCTTAATACAGAAGTAGAAGAATTCAGAATAAATGCAGTGTCAATGGGCAATCCGCATGCAGTCATTTTTGTTGAAGACGTCAATGGCATAGATATCGAAAAAAAAGGCAAAAGCATTGAAAACCATCCATTCTTCCCACAAAGAACAAACATTGAGTTCATTAAAATAATATCTGAAAACGAAGTATTAATGAGGGTCTGGGAAAGAGGCGCTGGAGAAACCCTCGCATGTGGAACTGGAGCATGTGCTGCTGCTGTTGTATGCATTGACTCAAATCTGACCGCAAACAGAGTCTCGGTTCGGCTTTCCGGCGGTTTGCTGGATATCGAATGGGATGGGAAAGATGGGAATGTTTACATGACAGGGCCAGCAACCCATGTTTTTGATGGTGTCATCAAAATATGA
- a CDS encoding cyclic nucleotide-binding domain-containing protein, with product MSDILPQESEIARLAAEGDNKGAIAILVSLVKECVAMKKFAKAEALREKIFEIDDMALSEIVETAEIIEKAKTQAIDPTFGDVWVGFKDFFSEEEINAIYYATSIKTFSPDEYLCKQGEAGDSLYFVISGQIKSVFAKGRQEMLIQTLGPGSIAGADSFFSISVSTTSLAAISTAQVGILTDEAVQAIKQKNPTILPKLKDYCLSFDRAHDLLVQKGLNRRNHERFKIGGTLRFYVINDEGKIISNEHRGELSDVSLGGVSYYIRTANREHARNLLGRRLLIRFGLPTQKGLLSAERTGVITGVISHMFNDYSVHVKFDKLLDSRVEQLIVV from the coding sequence ATGTCTGATATTTTACCTCAAGAATCAGAGATCGCCAGACTGGCCGCAGAAGGCGATAACAAGGGGGCTATCGCAATTCTCGTTTCCCTGGTCAAGGAATGTGTGGCAATGAAAAAGTTTGCCAAGGCCGAAGCTCTTCGGGAAAAAATTTTTGAGATAGATGACATGGCTCTTTCCGAAATTGTCGAGACTGCTGAAATCATAGAAAAAGCAAAAACCCAGGCCATAGACCCCACTTTTGGTGATGTTTGGGTCGGCTTCAAAGACTTTTTTTCTGAAGAAGAAATAAATGCAATCTATTATGCAACGAGCATAAAGACTTTTTCACCGGATGAATATCTTTGTAAACAGGGTGAGGCCGGCGATTCCCTGTATTTTGTAATCAGCGGTCAGATAAAGTCAGTATTTGCCAAAGGTCGTCAGGAAATGCTTATTCAGACCCTTGGGCCAGGTTCAATAGCAGGAGCGGATTCTTTTTTTTCTATTTCTGTTTCAACCACTTCACTTGCTGCAATTTCGACTGCACAGGTCGGTATACTGACTGACGAAGCAGTTCAGGCCATCAAACAAAAGAACCCGACTATTTTGCCAAAATTAAAGGATTATTGCCTTAGTTTTGACAGAGCACATGATCTTCTTGTGCAGAAAGGTCTTAACAGAAGAAATCATGAAAGATTTAAAATAGGCGGCACGCTGAGGTTCTATGTCATAAATGATGAAGGGAAAATAATAAGCAACGAACATAGGGGAGAGCTTTCAGATGTTTCCCTCGGAGGCGTATCTTACTACATCAGGACTGCGAACAGGGAGCATGCAAGGAATCTGCTCGGAAGAAGACTTTTGATCAGATTCGGGCTGCCAACCCAGAAAGGCCTGTTGAGTGCGGAAAGAACCGGAGTGATTACCGGAGTGATTTCTCATATGTTTAATGATTATTCTGTGCATGTTAAATTTGATAAGCTGCTGGACAGCAGAGTCGAGCAGTTGATAGTTGTCTGA